The Aestuariivirga litoralis genome contains a region encoding:
- a CDS encoding type IV secretory system conjugative DNA transfer family protein, with amino-acid sequence MILFDWIWFFIKLVWRLLFGIIRLVGWLIWRSRYDFRAQGALGTARWATRWQLFWAGVYRGRGPVVARKAFGRLMRFNQDGVMHVFGAPGAGKGLGIVVPTLLDYPGSMVVTDVKGENYAITARYRAKLGKVLMLNPSDLNHSARFNPMDSIRRETDHEQDDARTLASLMIVRDSSEGHWAAKATALLTILILDTLHEPNPENRTLAMVAKKSVGEFETLLQMVRDIAARSPSPLARHNALGFLGTMKHGDHQAPEFTSVLSDMQKATEIWVEGTPAGRLSAESTFRLEDLTAPEVTTLFFCIDEEKLRSYSRWVRVMTGLTLNAIMRAKYSGRPKHKVVLLLDEARMLGHLDVLSDNLGLLRTYCTPVLIWQNMPQLRSVYGREEAEAMLGNAACRVFLGVADNETAQEVSRACGQAPVRTRSRGTSHHAGMNPHENRSRNENESGYWLVDPSEVQRIPTTRVIIKMRHVANPIFSARVDYRSKWRWLFRWDRWRPQKAAPIVVAPPSPPKGPFVPEPRYEEAPGLVPPPPRNPFTDARF; translated from the coding sequence ATGATCCTGTTCGACTGGATTTGGTTCTTCATTAAATTGGTCTGGCGACTTCTCTTTGGCATTATCCGCCTCGTCGGGTGGCTGATCTGGCGATCGCGCTATGATTTCCGCGCGCAAGGTGCTCTTGGCACGGCTCGATGGGCCACGCGCTGGCAGCTCTTTTGGGCCGGCGTCTATCGCGGCCGCGGGCCCGTTGTTGCTCGAAAAGCTTTCGGCCGGCTGATGCGCTTCAACCAGGACGGCGTGATGCACGTGTTCGGCGCACCTGGCGCCGGCAAAGGGCTGGGCATCGTCGTGCCAACTCTGCTCGACTACCCCGGATCGATGGTCGTGACCGACGTGAAGGGCGAAAACTATGCCATCACGGCGCGCTACCGTGCCAAGCTGGGTAAGGTGCTGATGCTCAATCCTTCGGATCTCAATCACTCGGCCCGCTTCAATCCCATGGATAGCATTCGCCGGGAAACGGACCATGAGCAGGATGACGCGCGCACGTTGGCGTCACTCATGATCGTTCGCGACTCGTCGGAGGGCCATTGGGCGGCCAAGGCCACGGCCCTCCTCACCATTCTGATCTTGGACACGCTTCACGAGCCCAACCCTGAAAATCGCACTCTGGCAATGGTCGCGAAAAAGTCGGTGGGCGAATTTGAAACCCTTCTTCAGATGGTGCGGGATATTGCGGCGCGCTCCCCCTCCCCGCTCGCGCGTCATAATGCCTTGGGCTTCCTTGGCACAATGAAACATGGTGATCACCAGGCGCCCGAGTTCACGTCTGTTTTGTCGGACATGCAAAAAGCCACTGAAATCTGGGTGGAAGGCACGCCGGCGGGCCGACTCTCGGCCGAAAGCACATTCAGGCTTGAAGATCTCACGGCGCCGGAAGTCACCACGCTTTTCTTCTGTATCGATGAAGAGAAGCTTCGCAGTTACAGCCGCTGGGTCCGCGTGATGACGGGTCTCACCTTAAATGCCATCATGCGCGCCAAATACTCCGGCCGGCCGAAGCACAAGGTGGTATTGCTTCTCGATGAAGCCCGCATGCTCGGACATCTGGACGTGCTGTCGGACAATCTGGGCCTTCTTCGCACCTACTGCACGCCCGTGCTGATTTGGCAGAACATGCCCCAGCTGCGATCGGTTTATGGTCGCGAAGAGGCAGAGGCCATGCTTGGCAACGCTGCCTGTCGCGTATTTCTCGGGGTGGCTGACAATGAGACCGCCCAGGAAGTCAGCCGCGCGTGTGGACAGGCGCCTGTGCGCACTCGATCCCGCGGCACCTCCCATCATGCCGGCATGAATCCCCACGAAAATCGCTCCCGCAACGAAAACGAAAGCGGGTATTGGCTCGTCGATCCTTCAGAGGTGCAGCGGATCCCTACGACACGCGTCATCATCAAGATGCGCCATGTGGCCAATCCGATTTTCAGCGCACGGGTCGATTACAGGAGCAAGTGGCGCTGGCTGTTCCGCTGGGATCGTTGGCGTCCGCAAAAGGCGGCACCAATCGTGGTCGCGCCACCTTCGCCTCCAAAGGGCCCGTTCGTGCCCGAGCCACGGTACGAGGAGGCTCCAGGGCTTGTGCCGCCTCCGCCCCGCAATCCCTTCACGGATGCGCGGTTCTAA
- a CDS encoding Fic family protein produces the protein MTSITSMEPLLPPVGTRELDDLVAELIAKANAFAARLHPVLRASVGDLVRSMNCYYSNLIEGHNTTPVDINRAMAGDYSNEPEKRNLQEEARAHIEVQAMIDAGKMPFPVLSVEGILWIHAEFCKRMPEDLLWATNPDTNERIALVPGDLRQQMVRVGRHVPPEPEMLLPLLNRFVEAYGSRGLSTVQRIIGIAASHHRLAWIHPFLDGNGRVTRLFSHARLREEGVGSELWSVSRGLARSVEEYKSRLEAADEPRRGDLDGRGNLTEAGLIAFCRYFLRSCVDQVTFMESLMEPRELINRITIWAEEEIRAQRLPKGSLALLREAIINGEFARGMAADLTHYQPRQASTVLNALIDRGLLVSPTPKGKVRLGFPPEITERWLPLLYPVA, from the coding sequence ATGACGAGCATCACCAGCATGGAGCCTCTATTGCCTCCCGTCGGCACCCGAGAACTTGACGATCTCGTCGCCGAGCTCATCGCCAAAGCCAACGCCTTTGCCGCCCGGCTTCACCCCGTGCTCCGCGCCTCCGTGGGCGACCTGGTCAGGTCAATGAACTGCTACTATTCAAACCTCATCGAGGGCCACAACACCACGCCCGTGGACATCAACCGGGCCATGGCCGGCGACTATTCCAACGAGCCTGAAAAACGAAACCTTCAGGAAGAAGCACGCGCACACATCGAAGTCCAGGCCATGATTGATGCCGGCAAGATGCCCTTCCCGGTCCTGTCCGTGGAAGGCATCCTCTGGATCCACGCTGAATTCTGCAAGCGCATGCCGGAAGATTTACTCTGGGCCACGAACCCGGACACCAACGAACGCATCGCTCTCGTGCCTGGCGACCTCCGGCAGCAGATGGTGCGCGTCGGCCGGCATGTGCCGCCCGAGCCTGAAATGTTGCTCCCGCTTCTTAACCGCTTTGTCGAAGCCTACGGCTCCCGAGGCCTCTCCACCGTTCAGCGGATCATCGGCATCGCCGCCTCACACCACCGCCTCGCCTGGATCCACCCCTTCCTCGATGGCAACGGCCGCGTGACACGGTTGTTTTCACACGCCCGCCTTCGTGAGGAGGGGGTGGGCTCGGAACTGTGGTCTGTGTCGCGAGGTCTGGCACGCAGCGTGGAAGAATATAAGAGCCGGCTCGAAGCGGCCGATGAACCCCGCCGCGGTGACCTGGACGGCCGAGGCAATCTCACGGAGGCAGGTCTCATTGCCTTTTGCCGGTACTTCCTGAGAAGCTGCGTTGACCAGGTGACCTTCATGGAAAGTCTGATGGAGCCCAGGGAGCTCATCAACCGCATCACCATCTGGGCCGAAGAAGAGATCCGCGCGCAGCGTCTCCCGAAAGGTAGCCTGGCCCTTTTGCGTGAAGCCATCATCAATGGCGAGTTTGCCCGCGGCATGGCAGCTGACCTCACGCATTATCAACCGCGCCAGGCGAGCACGGTCCTCAATGCGCTCATCGATCGCGGGTTGCTGGTCTCGCCGACGCCGAAAGGGAAGGTGCGTCTAGGTTTCCCGCCCGAGATTACCGAGCGCTGGTTGCCGCTTCTCTATCCAGTCGCCTAG
- the mobQ gene encoding MobQ family relaxase → MAIFHFHVQILGRGPGRRTQSGAMKKQRDNVIAAAAYRSGQRLTDSSGDRSRTEDYSNRRGVAHTEIMAPEGSASWLQNREQLWNAVEKMEKRKDAQLAREMDIALPHELNHEQRIDLVREFVRTHFVSRGMVADFALHNPVEDKGDDRRNFHAHIMLTLRRATKDGLDPVKTREWNARENVAIWREAWQLHANRALERHGHQARIDHRTLQDQARDAIASGDRRQAAVLDREPEIHVGPRPRAMQQRDVTPESKVRETGAPRTALTRAEKALARQVQRDKERKLRYDARREAWRAELESRRERKEEAYQEWLQARREENEKEYARKRRWLEQDRATRRYLKDKPVQPRTLTPSEAARVKQQRRKQAIARARGEQPTRRIRNYPATDRGPRIGKLWDILTGNNLKAKQEIARVDAASARFMKWMDYWDRKATWIIEGKIGGPGFRRERMLASRQNRESQASLVAQIAHAQKRSAQMKALTTELRGIAAVLMGRQEQGLQRRRQIEGWARPADRARNAPEREFPRGRTRK, encoded by the coding sequence GTGGCAATTTTTCACTTTCACGTGCAGATCCTGGGGAGGGGACCCGGCCGCCGCACGCAAAGTGGTGCGATGAAAAAGCAGCGCGATAACGTGATCGCCGCAGCTGCTTACCGGTCAGGTCAAAGGCTCACAGATTCGAGTGGCGATCGAAGCCGTACAGAGGATTATTCCAACCGTCGCGGCGTAGCCCATACCGAAATCATGGCGCCGGAAGGCAGCGCCTCATGGCTTCAAAACCGCGAGCAGCTGTGGAACGCGGTCGAGAAAATGGAGAAGCGAAAAGACGCCCAGCTCGCCCGTGAGATGGACATCGCTCTCCCGCATGAGCTCAACCATGAACAGCGCATCGACCTCGTTCGGGAGTTTGTCAGGACCCATTTTGTCAGCCGCGGCATGGTCGCGGATTTTGCCCTTCACAACCCCGTCGAGGACAAGGGGGACGACCGCCGAAACTTTCACGCCCACATCATGCTAACCCTTCGCCGGGCAACCAAGGACGGCCTGGATCCGGTAAAGACACGGGAGTGGAATGCTCGCGAAAATGTTGCCATCTGGAGGGAGGCCTGGCAGCTCCACGCAAACAGGGCTCTTGAGCGCCATGGTCACCAGGCGCGCATTGATCATCGCACGCTTCAGGACCAAGCCCGCGACGCCATCGCATCCGGCGATCGACGTCAGGCCGCCGTGCTCGATCGCGAACCGGAAATCCATGTTGGCCCGCGCCCTCGCGCCATGCAGCAACGCGACGTGACACCCGAAAGCAAGGTGCGTGAAACTGGAGCCCCACGTACAGCCCTGACCCGCGCCGAGAAAGCTCTCGCCCGCCAGGTGCAACGGGACAAGGAGCGCAAGCTTCGTTACGACGCACGCCGCGAGGCTTGGCGCGCCGAACTCGAAAGCCGCCGTGAGCGCAAAGAGGAGGCCTACCAAGAATGGCTTCAGGCCCGTCGCGAGGAGAATGAGAAAGAATATGCGCGCAAGCGCCGCTGGTTGGAGCAGGACAGGGCAACACGCCGATATCTGAAGGACAAGCCTGTGCAGCCGAGGACGCTCACACCCTCAGAAGCGGCTCGCGTAAAACAACAGCGCCGGAAGCAGGCCATCGCACGAGCGCGTGGTGAGCAGCCCACCCGTCGCATCCGAAATTACCCGGCGACCGATCGCGGGCCGCGGATTGGCAAGCTGTGGGATATTCTGACCGGCAATAACCTGAAGGCGAAACAAGAGATCGCACGCGTTGATGCAGCGTCAGCGCGCTTCATGAAATGGATGGACTATTGGGATCGCAAAGCGACCTGGATCATCGAGGGGAAAATCGGTGGGCCGGGTTTCCGTCGTGAGCGGATGCTTGCCAGCCGGCAGAACCGTGAATCACAAGCCTCGCTTGTGGCCCAGATTGCCCATGCGCAAAAGCGATCTGCCCAGATGAAGGCCCTCACGACGGAGCTTCGTGGCATTGCCGCCGTCCTCATGGGACGCCAAGAGCAGGGCTTGCAGCGGCGGCGGCAAATCGAAGGATGGGCCCGACCGGCCGACCGTGCCCGGAACGCTCCGGAGCGAGAGTTCCCCCGCGGCCGTACTCGTAAGTGA